From the genome of Amycolatopsis sp. NBC_01488, one region includes:
- a CDS encoding 2-oxoacid:acceptor oxidoreductase subunit alpha, whose amino-acid sequence MSTSANGNGAGHGSLAATRQTEVSKLDRVVIRFAGDSGDGMQLTGDRFTSEAAAFGNDLSTMPNFPAEIRAPQGTIPGVSSFQVHFADYDILTPGDRPDVLVAMNPAALKANLGDVPQGGTIILNTDDFIKRNLTKVGYATDPLDDDTLAPYQVHRVAMSTLTQGALADTGLGKKDAERCKNMFALGLLSWMYHRPTEGTEQFLREKFAKKPDIAEANILAFRAGWNYGETTESFATTFQVAPAKLKQGTYRQITGNTALAYGLVAAGQRSGLQILLGTYPITPASDILHELSKHKNFGIITFQAEDEIAGIGAALGASYGGALGVTSTSGPGVALKSEAVGLGVMVELPLVVIDVQRGGPSTGLPTKTEQADLLQAMFGRNGESPVPIVAPLSPADCFDAAIEATRIALKYRTPVLLLSDGAIANGSEPWLIPDVETLPDLRVEFAAEPNADNDSGEFWPYVRDPETLARAWAIPGTPGLQHRIGGLEKADKTGHISYDPANHDKMVRLRQAKIDGIDVPDVVVDDPSGGKARVLALGWGSSYGPIGAACRRVRKLGMPIAQAHLRNLNPLPANLGDILRSYDKVVVPEMNLGQLSLLLRAKYLVDVHSHTKVAGMAFKAEELQNLFSEIITSVSTEAAK is encoded by the coding sequence ATGAGCACGAGTGCGAACGGCAACGGCGCTGGTCACGGCTCGCTCGCCGCGACCAGGCAGACCGAGGTCAGCAAGCTGGACCGGGTCGTCATCCGGTTCGCGGGCGACTCGGGTGACGGCATGCAGCTGACCGGCGACCGCTTCACGTCCGAAGCCGCCGCGTTCGGGAACGACCTGTCGACGATGCCGAACTTCCCGGCCGAGATCCGCGCGCCACAGGGCACCATTCCCGGCGTCTCGAGCTTCCAGGTGCACTTCGCCGACTACGACATCCTCACCCCCGGCGACCGCCCGGACGTGCTGGTGGCGATGAACCCGGCGGCGCTCAAGGCGAACCTCGGCGACGTCCCGCAGGGTGGGACGATCATCCTGAACACCGACGACTTCATCAAGCGCAACCTGACCAAGGTCGGCTACGCGACCGACCCGCTCGACGACGACACGCTCGCGCCCTACCAGGTGCACCGAGTCGCCATGTCGACGCTGACCCAGGGCGCGCTCGCCGACACCGGCCTCGGCAAGAAGGACGCCGAGCGCTGCAAGAACATGTTCGCCCTCGGCCTGCTGTCGTGGATGTACCACCGTCCCACCGAGGGCACCGAGCAGTTCCTGCGCGAGAAGTTCGCGAAGAAGCCGGACATCGCCGAGGCCAACATCCTGGCCTTCCGGGCGGGCTGGAACTACGGCGAGACCACCGAGTCGTTCGCGACGACGTTCCAGGTCGCCCCGGCGAAGCTGAAGCAGGGCACCTACCGGCAGATCACCGGCAACACCGCGCTCGCCTACGGGCTCGTCGCCGCCGGGCAGCGCTCCGGCCTGCAGATCCTGCTCGGCACGTACCCGATCACGCCGGCGTCGGACATCCTCCACGAGCTGTCCAAGCACAAGAACTTCGGCATCATCACCTTCCAGGCCGAGGACGAGATCGCCGGCATCGGCGCCGCCCTCGGCGCGTCCTACGGCGGCGCGCTGGGCGTCACCTCGACGTCCGGCCCGGGTGTCGCGCTGAAGTCCGAAGCCGTCGGCCTCGGCGTGATGGTCGAGCTGCCACTGGTCGTCATCGACGTCCAGCGCGGCGGCCCGTCCACCGGCCTGCCGACCAAGACCGAGCAGGCCGACCTGCTGCAGGCGATGTTCGGCCGCAACGGCGAATCCCCGGTCCCGATCGTCGCGCCGCTGTCGCCGGCGGACTGCTTCGACGCGGCCATCGAAGCCACCCGGATCGCGCTGAAGTACCGCACCCCGGTGCTGCTGCTCTCGGACGGCGCGATCGCCAACGGCTCCGAGCCGTGGCTGATCCCGGACGTCGAGACGCTGCCCGACCTGCGCGTCGAGTTCGCGGCCGAGCCGAACGCCGACAACGATTCCGGCGAGTTCTGGCCGTACGTGCGCGACCCCGAGACGCTCGCCCGCGCGTGGGCGATCCCGGGCACGCCTGGCCTGCAGCACCGCATCGGCGGGCTGGAGAAGGCCGACAAGACCGGGCACATCTCCTACGACCCCGCCAACCACGACAAGATGGTCCGGCTGCGGCAGGCGAAGATCGACGGCATCGACGTGCCCGACGTCGTCGTCGACGACCCGAGCGGCGGCAAGGCGCGCGTGCTGGCGCTGGGCTGGGGCTCGTCCTACGGCCCGATCGGGGCCGCGTGCCGCCGGGTGCGCAAGCTCGGGATGCCGATCGCGCAGGCCCACCTGCGCAACCTCAACCCGCTGCCGGCCAACCTCGGCGACATCCTGCGCAGCTACGACAAGGTCGTGGTGCCGGAGATGAACCTCGGCCAGCTTTCGCTGCTGCTGCGCGCGAAGTACCTGGTGGACGTCCACTCGCACACCAAGGTCGCCGGGATGGCGTTCAAGGCCGAAGAGCTGCAGAACCTGTTCTCGGAGATCATCACCAGCGTCAGTACGGAGGCGGCGAAGTGA
- a CDS encoding 2-oxoacid:ferredoxin oxidoreductase subunit beta has translation MTAIDIGLPTIGGLDLVPTTEEPQKAKDYKSDQEVRWCPGCGDYVVLNAVQSFLPTLGLKRENIVFISGIGCSSRFPYYLNTYGMHSIHGRAPSIATGLATTRPDLSVWVVTGDGDALSIGGNHLIHALRRNVNIKILLFNNRIYGLTKGQYSPTSGQGMVTKSTPMGSVDTPFNPLSLAIGAEASFVGRALDSDRKGLTEVLQAAAEHRGSALVEIYQNCPIFNDGAFDVLKDADEAAARLIPLRAGEPIRFGPNQEFGVKRSDWGGLDVAKVADIGEDDIVVHDPSITDTSYAFALSRLGDQNLNHVPTGILRQVERPTYDDGARAQVEQARAARTPDLQALLRGKDTWTVA, from the coding sequence GTGACCGCAATCGACATCGGGCTCCCGACCATCGGCGGCCTGGACCTTGTGCCCACCACTGAAGAGCCGCAGAAGGCCAAGGACTACAAGTCCGACCAGGAAGTCCGCTGGTGCCCGGGCTGCGGCGACTACGTCGTGCTGAACGCCGTCCAGTCGTTCCTGCCGACGCTCGGCCTCAAGCGCGAGAACATCGTGTTCATCTCGGGCATCGGCTGCTCGTCGCGCTTCCCGTACTACCTCAACACCTACGGCATGCACTCGATCCACGGCCGCGCGCCGTCGATCGCGACCGGGCTGGCGACCACGCGCCCGGACCTGTCGGTGTGGGTCGTCACCGGCGACGGCGACGCGCTGTCCATCGGCGGCAACCACCTGATCCACGCGCTGCGCCGCAACGTCAACATCAAGATCCTGCTGTTCAACAACCGGATCTACGGCCTGACCAAGGGCCAGTACTCCCCGACGTCGGGCCAGGGCATGGTCACCAAGTCGACGCCGATGGGGTCGGTGGACACGCCGTTCAACCCGCTGTCGCTGGCGATCGGCGCCGAAGCGTCGTTCGTGGGCCGGGCGCTGGACTCCGACCGCAAGGGCCTCACCGAGGTCCTGCAGGCCGCGGCCGAGCACCGCGGGTCGGCGCTGGTGGAGATCTACCAGAACTGCCCGATCTTCAACGACGGCGCGTTCGACGTCCTCAAGGACGCCGACGAGGCCGCCGCGCGGCTGATCCCGCTGCGCGCCGGCGAGCCGATCCGCTTCGGCCCGAACCAGGAGTTCGGCGTCAAGCGGAGCGACTGGGGCGGCCTGGACGTCGCGAAGGTCGCCGACATCGGCGAGGACGACATCGTCGTGCACGACCCGTCGATCACCGACACGTCGTACGCGTTCGCGCTGTCGCGCCTCGGCGACCAGAACCTGAACCACGTGCCGACGGGCATCCTCCGCCAGGTCGAGCGCCCGACGTACGACGACGGCGCCCGCGCCCAGGTCGAGCAGGCCCGCGCGGCCCGCACGCCCGACCTGCAGGCGCTGCTGCGCGGCAAGGACACCTGGACGGTCGCGTAG
- a CDS encoding VOC family protein, whose protein sequence is MRPFVFFDVRTSDADATKRFFADLLGWESSGPLLTDGGAPWGGLTELAPGDDRAPQWLPYAPVSDVDSAAAKAVELGGKIVRERTDLPVGSLVVVADPGGAAIVLFQAA, encoded by the coding sequence ATGCGACCTTTCGTGTTCTTCGACGTCCGGACGTCCGATGCGGACGCCACCAAGCGGTTCTTCGCCGACCTCCTGGGCTGGGAATCGTCCGGCCCGCTCCTGACCGACGGCGGCGCGCCCTGGGGCGGTCTGACCGAGCTGGCCCCCGGCGACGACCGCGCACCGCAGTGGCTGCCCTACGCGCCGGTGTCCGATGTGGACTCCGCGGCGGCGAAAGCCGTGGAGCTGGGCGGGAAGATCGTGCGGGAGCGCACCGATCTGCCGGTCGGCTCCCTGGTCGTGGTCGCCGATCCCGGCGGCGCGGCCATCGTCCTGTTCCAGGCGGCCTGA
- a CDS encoding sunset domain-containing protein — MSIFGQVWVWSLAAFFVGVLLTWLVLVLPLRKSVRKLESALAQTHADAARTPANAAGLAAPGTEVFARPEPRPEPRPEPEPARQETSYPGTLVAPAPYNRDDVHDDIDEDFAELDSQVPPGTHPDPDDAFRPEPEPEREPEDDAAYRASETQFLTPVAEPEADDPYRAAATEYLTPEDELATPAHSRLEQQLDPEPAAGSLFKPPAEETHTPAPDWFDHEPPAERSAFEEPMERTRYLSVGGDASEEAEPEEAPQYAFGGDDAANGDLEVPPETPAEATQVLPKRQPREALRGGFETPQPIQPSMRTVERRETDLAGAHSGSLFEPSVQPNQAAVSAPEPPPARQAAGDAVPPGPFGPGSAMPRPGGGRPSEAFEVKASVTALRYCTEESAQFPKMVAEVWFRTAEDAERVGFRPLS; from the coding sequence ATGTCCATTTTCGGACAGGTTTGGGTGTGGAGTCTCGCCGCGTTCTTCGTCGGCGTGCTGCTCACCTGGCTGGTGCTGGTGCTGCCGCTCCGCAAGAGCGTCCGCAAGCTGGAGAGCGCGCTGGCGCAGACCCACGCCGACGCCGCGCGCACTCCCGCGAACGCCGCGGGGCTGGCCGCGCCGGGCACCGAGGTGTTCGCCCGGCCGGAGCCGCGGCCCGAGCCGCGCCCGGAACCGGAGCCGGCGCGGCAGGAGACCTCCTACCCGGGGACGCTCGTCGCCCCGGCGCCGTACAACCGCGACGACGTCCACGACGACATCGACGAGGACTTCGCCGAGCTGGACTCGCAGGTGCCGCCGGGGACGCACCCGGACCCCGACGACGCCTTCCGGCCGGAGCCGGAGCCGGAGCGGGAGCCCGAGGACGACGCCGCGTACCGCGCTTCGGAGACCCAGTTCCTGACGCCGGTCGCCGAGCCGGAGGCCGACGACCCCTACCGCGCCGCCGCGACCGAGTACCTGACGCCGGAGGACGAGCTCGCCACCCCGGCGCACTCGCGGCTCGAGCAGCAGCTCGACCCGGAACCCGCCGCCGGTTCGCTGTTCAAGCCCCCGGCCGAGGAGACGCACACGCCGGCGCCGGACTGGTTCGACCACGAGCCGCCGGCCGAGCGGTCGGCGTTCGAGGAGCCGATGGAGCGCACGCGCTACCTGTCGGTCGGCGGCGATGCGTCCGAAGAGGCCGAGCCGGAAGAGGCGCCGCAGTACGCGTTCGGCGGCGACGACGCGGCGAACGGCGACCTGGAGGTGCCGCCGGAGACCCCGGCCGAGGCGACGCAGGTGCTGCCGAAGCGGCAGCCGCGCGAAGCACTGCGCGGTGGTTTCGAGACACCGCAACCGATCCAGCCGTCGATGCGCACTGTCGAGCGGCGCGAGACGGACTTGGCCGGCGCCCACAGCGGTTCGCTGTTCGAGCCGTCGGTGCAGCCGAACCAGGCGGCCGTTTCGGCGCCGGAGCCGCCGCCCGCGCGGCAGGCGGCGGGCGACGCTGTTCCGCCCGGCCCGTTCGGCCCCGGCTCGGCGATGCCGCGGCCCGGTGGCGGGCGGCCGAGCGAGGCGTTCGAGGTCAAGGCCAGCGTGACGGCGCTGCGGTACTGCACCGAGGAGTCGGCGCAGTTCCCGAAGATGGTGGCCGAGGTGTGGTTCCGGACCGCCGAGGACGCCGAGCGCGTCGGGTTCCGCCCGCTCAGCTGA
- a CDS encoding polyprenyl synthetase family protein, whose product MPSPAPGAGSLPAAPGGALEDLRASVGLQIADEALLRAIAGGLADVEKLLREVVRSDVQAVNDAALHLVEAGGKRFRPLFTLLSAQFGPKQDDQVVIAAAAVELVHLATLYHDDVMDEADMRRGAESVNARWDNTIAILTGDFLFAHASRLVADLGTDAARIIAETFGELVTGQMRETVGPGPGDDAVAHYLTVIAQKTGSLIATSGRFGGMMSGAAEEHVQALRRFGDIIGTAFQISDDIIDIASPSDELGKAQGTDLREGVRTLPMLYALADPDTDPRLVELLSGPIADDAVVQEALELLRVSSGLDRARVTLSDYAQRARAELTALPASPARDACESVADYLVARTH is encoded by the coding sequence GTGCCTTCCCCAGCCCCCGGGGCGGGATCCCTCCCCGCTGCGCCGGGTGGCGCCCTCGAGGACCTGCGCGCGTCGGTCGGCCTGCAGATCGCCGACGAAGCCCTGCTGCGCGCGATCGCCGGCGGGCTGGCCGACGTCGAGAAGCTGCTGCGTGAGGTCGTCCGCAGTGACGTCCAGGCCGTCAACGACGCCGCGTTGCACCTGGTCGAGGCGGGGGGCAAACGCTTCCGTCCGCTCTTCACGCTGCTGTCCGCGCAGTTCGGGCCGAAGCAGGACGACCAGGTCGTGATCGCCGCCGCCGCGGTCGAGCTGGTGCACCTCGCCACGCTCTACCACGACGACGTCATGGACGAAGCGGACATGCGCCGCGGCGCCGAGAGCGTCAACGCGCGCTGGGACAACACCATCGCCATCCTCACTGGCGACTTCCTCTTCGCCCACGCCTCGCGCCTGGTCGCCGACCTCGGCACGGACGCGGCGCGGATCATCGCCGAGACCTTCGGTGAGCTGGTCACCGGCCAGATGCGCGAGACCGTCGGCCCCGGACCGGGTGACGACGCCGTCGCGCACTACCTCACCGTGATCGCGCAGAAGACCGGCTCGCTGATCGCGACGTCCGGCCGCTTCGGCGGCATGATGTCCGGGGCCGCCGAGGAGCACGTCCAGGCGCTGCGCCGGTTCGGCGACATCATCGGCACCGCGTTCCAGATCTCCGACGACATCATCGACATCGCCTCGCCGTCCGACGAGCTCGGCAAGGCGCAGGGCACCGACCTGCGCGAGGGCGTCCGGACGCTGCCGATGCTGTACGCGCTGGCCGACCCGGACACCGATCCGCGCCTCGTCGAGCTGCTGTCGGGCCCGATCGCCGACGACGCGGTCGTCCAGGAGGCCCTGGAGCTGCTGCGGGTCAGTAGCGGACTCGACCGCGCACGCGTCACCCTTTCCGACTACGCTCAGCGCGCGCGAGCCGAGCTCACCGCGCTCCCCGCGTCACCCGCCCGGGACGCGTGCGAGTCGGTCGCCGACTACCTCGTCGCGCGCACGCACTAA